A stretch of the bacterium genome encodes the following:
- a CDS encoding thioredoxin family protein, translating into MRKKANRSVLTMAITMVVVVLFVWHFNRRFEQIKQRARPSVQPSSAAEQVESPAPSSEQASLTKPGQAKRPILGCFCAEWRYGCDEMRELLDKMKARFGERLQVRMIDPADDPDLAKQFRINNLPTFIVFDARGKLVLRSEGAMTEEDLLAALGRAGLGD; encoded by the coding sequence ATGAGAAAGAAGGCCAACAGAAGCGTTCTGACCATGGCGATTACTATGGTCGTGGTTGTCCTGTTCGTCTGGCACTTCAATCGCAGGTTCGAGCAGATCAAGCAAAGGGCCAGGCCCAGCGTTCAGCCGTCTTCAGCGGCAGAACAGGTCGAGAGCCCGGCGCCGAGCTCCGAGCAGGCCAGTCTGACCAAGCCTGGTCAGGCAAAGCGCCCCATACTTGGCTGCTTCTGCGCGGAGTGGCGCTACGGCTGCGACGAGATGAGAGAGCTTCTGGACAAGATGAAGGCTCGGTTCGGCGAGAGGCTTCAGGTTCGCATGATCGACCCAGCTGACGATCCTGATCTGGCCAAACAGTTTAGGATCAACAACTTGCCGACTTTCATTGTGTTCGACGCGCGCGGCAAGCTCGTTCTGCGGAGCGAGGGAGCGATGACGGAGGAGGATCTGCTCGCAGCGCTCGGTCGGGCTGGGCTTGGCGATTGA
- a CDS encoding clostripain-related cysteine peptidase has product MKSLFIFVAILLLSVCSVNELRGEEPSALDEKSWTFVVYMSADNSLSSTAPVDLNEIEGAIESVDANVVILIDQFSNADTRAYRARYDPAGPQNSAIVSDEVPLGDIESGWDGLTELDLANPDTLLAFSKWAVANYPADHFGLVLWDHGDGWRKKLAPSKPRKDICYDGYASMDMLELKSALAALKQETGVTFDLVGMDACLMGMVEVAYQIKDLCKVVVASEETVPWDGWDYGFLSEIEPGSDLTPKELAMHIVNYFYNSYTDGKSDPDDESYVVLSAIDEAKFDDGFLSSLGSLAQLLIGSMEHSKSKVYDAYLSSYRMEDYWYYVDLKDFMLALSAQNISEAISAAAQQVASRHDDVVYYHRSGAGLPYCYGLSIYFESEEYSYDERYDGNQGFLDFTADTLWDEVLRSYYNPGSVSPQIDFELLPDTEDFDEDITLSCFIHSELPLVEGEVLVYYRTGSAARSAFDWTATALAPGVLPEQYVATLPGQPENTQVFYYLYAENIAGSYSTSPADAPDQVHSFWVRTDSVPPSIEHTPLVSQPAARGSFQVTCIVRDSVGVDEQSVKLYYHYSNEDDAFVHLTKQGDSTYYAEIPGAGLVPGDRVSYRLEASDIAKTPNRALLPEAGYFSFSIIPSLGSVLLIDDGSGGSADIFLDVLEAAGYVVHTHNPGESLPDLPFDVVIYCLGDASEPLPAYYEGLVEYVLGGGRLLIESGDLAWSACQQYPSKLSDLRRYVLHIDSWKADYGDILILKKPEAQLATAPNVLEATVGFQGEFLATRDVCVPAADGNVLYDWSRYSQPGLIYFDEDGDDTNGGQIVYMTFAIPYVSDEQGGRAQLIENCAYYLSDYVRDTTPPVLADVNPRTGATVPPDTSISFSVVDGDTGVDQSTVELLVNGSAVSTQITRLESEHRLAVSYAPPGGFEPETFYQIQISACDFASNCLTDDTHWFETSTASARAPVILAGGFLQTQVLSVGETLKVVAMPKTFGETNAVERVELQFGGIHLGVSLNDDGLLGDGVAGDGIYSAELEVPTGVIAGQYELQIVVWDALGLSSEPWPALHVAP; this is encoded by the coding sequence TTGAAAAGCTTATTCATATTCGTTGCCATACTGCTGCTTTCAGTGTGCTCAGTGAACGAGCTCCGGGGTGAAGAGCCGTCCGCGCTCGACGAGAAATCGTGGACGTTCGTCGTTTACATGAGCGCCGACAACAGCCTCTCCAGCACCGCGCCCGTGGACCTCAATGAGATCGAGGGAGCGATCGAATCGGTCGATGCGAATGTGGTAATCCTGATCGACCAATTCAGCAACGCGGACACACGCGCCTACCGGGCGCGATACGATCCTGCCGGACCGCAGAACAGCGCTATTGTCTCGGACGAAGTCCCGCTGGGCGACATCGAAAGCGGCTGGGACGGCCTGACTGAGCTAGACCTCGCCAACCCAGATACATTGCTTGCTTTCTCCAAGTGGGCGGTCGCGAACTACCCGGCCGATCATTTCGGACTTGTCCTTTGGGACCATGGGGACGGCTGGAGGAAGAAGCTCGCTCCGAGCAAACCGCGGAAAGACATCTGCTACGATGGCTATGCCTCTATGGACATGCTGGAGCTCAAGTCCGCGCTCGCAGCACTGAAGCAGGAGACCGGCGTGACCTTCGACCTTGTCGGGATGGACGCCTGCCTGATGGGGATGGTCGAGGTCGCATACCAGATCAAGGACCTGTGTAAGGTGGTGGTGGCCTCCGAAGAAACGGTTCCCTGGGACGGCTGGGACTACGGCTTCCTGAGCGAGATCGAGCCCGGCTCAGACCTCACACCCAAGGAGCTTGCCATGCATATCGTCAACTACTTCTATAACTCGTACACCGACGGCAAGTCAGACCCGGACGACGAATCATACGTGGTGCTCTCCGCTATTGACGAGGCGAAGTTCGACGACGGCTTCCTGTCCTCCCTTGGCAGCCTCGCCCAGCTGCTCATTGGCTCGATGGAGCACAGCAAGAGTAAGGTTTACGATGCCTACCTCTCGAGCTACAGGATGGAAGATTACTGGTATTACGTTGATCTCAAGGACTTCATGCTTGCACTGAGCGCTCAGAACATCTCCGAGGCAATATCTGCCGCGGCGCAGCAGGTTGCCTCGAGGCACGACGACGTAGTCTATTACCACCGCTCTGGGGCGGGCCTTCCTTACTGCTATGGACTATCGATCTACTTCGAGTCGGAAGAATATAGCTACGACGAGCGCTACGACGGTAACCAGGGCTTCCTGGACTTTACTGCCGACACGCTTTGGGATGAGGTCCTGAGGTCTTATTACAACCCTGGCTCGGTGTCGCCGCAGATAGACTTCGAGCTGCTGCCGGACACGGAGGATTTCGACGAGGACATCACACTCAGCTGTTTCATCCACTCCGAGCTGCCTCTTGTAGAGGGGGAGGTCCTGGTCTATTACAGGACAGGGAGTGCGGCTCGGTCCGCTTTTGATTGGACGGCCACCGCTCTGGCGCCCGGCGTCCTGCCCGAACAGTACGTGGCGACTCTCCCCGGTCAGCCTGAGAACACACAGGTCTTTTACTATCTATACGCCGAGAATATCGCCGGAAGCTACTCAACTAGCCCTGCCGACGCTCCCGACCAGGTGCATAGCTTTTGGGTGCGAACCGATTCAGTCCCGCCGTCGATCGAGCACACGCCGCTCGTCAGCCAGCCTGCTGCCCGTGGCTCGTTTCAGGTTACCTGCATCGTTCGCGACAGCGTCGGCGTGGACGAGCAGAGCGTCAAGCTTTACTACCACTATTCCAACGAGGACGACGCTTTTGTCCATCTCACGAAGCAGGGCGACTCGACTTACTACGCGGAGATTCCAGGAGCTGGCCTAGTCCCCGGCGACCGCGTGTCGTATCGCCTCGAGGCATCTGACATCGCCAAGACCCCCAACAGGGCGCTCTTGCCGGAGGCTGGCTACTTCAGTTTCTCGATCATACCCTCGCTGGGCTCAGTGCTCCTAATAGACGATGGTTCAGGTGGCTCTGCCGACATCTTTCTTGACGTGCTCGAGGCCGCTGGATACGTGGTCCACACCCACAACCCAGGCGAGAGCTTGCCCGACCTACCGTTTGACGTTGTGATATATTGCCTCGGCGATGCCTCGGAGCCGCTCCCAGCATATTACGAGGGCCTCGTTGAGTACGTGCTCGGCGGTGGGCGGCTCCTGATCGAGTCGGGGGACCTTGCATGGAGCGCTTGCCAGCAGTACCCGTCCAAGCTCTCTGACCTAAGGCGCTATGTCCTGCACATAGACTCCTGGAAGGCAGACTACGGGGACATACTCATACTCAAAAAGCCCGAGGCGCAGCTTGCGACTGCGCCGAACGTGCTCGAGGCGACGGTCGGATTTCAGGGCGAGTTTCTCGCCACAAGGGACGTATGCGTCCCTGCGGCCGACGGAAACGTGCTCTACGATTGGTCGCGGTATTCCCAGCCGGGCTTGATATACTTCGACGAGGATGGGGACGACACAAACGGAGGCCAGATAGTCTATATGACGTTCGCAATTCCTTACGTTTCAGACGAGCAGGGCGGGCGAGCGCAGTTGATAGAGAACTGCGCCTATTACCTTTCTGACTACGTTCGGGACACCACCCCGCCGGTTCTCGCCGATGTAAACCCCCGTACGGGTGCAACCGTGCCGCCGGACACGAGCATATCGTTTTCAGTAGTTGATGGCGACACTGGTGTTGACCAGAGCACAGTGGAACTCTTGGTCAACGGCTCCGCCGTCTCCACCCAGATCACGCGCCTCGAGAGCGAGCATCGTTTGGCCGTGTCCTATGCCCCGCCCGGTGGCTTTGAGCCGGAGACCTTCTACCAAATCCAGATATCTGCGTGCGATTTCGCCAGCAATTGCCTGACGGACGATACGCACTGGTTTGAGACAAGCACCGCATCCGCCCGTGCGCCAGTGATTCTCGCAGGCGGATTCTTGCAGACGCAGGTGCTGTCCGTCGGCGAGACCCTGAAGGTGGTCGCAATGCCGAAGACGTTTGGCGAGACTAACGCTGTCGAACGTGTTGAGCTTCAGTTTGGGGGAATACATCTGGGCGTGTCTCTGAACGATGATGGTCTCTTGGGAGACGGCGTGGCGGGGGACGGCATATACTCGGCCGAGCTCGAGGTCCCGACAGGGGTTATCGCTGGACAATACGAGCTTCAGATAGTCGTGTGGGACGCTTTGGGTCTATCTAGCGAGCCGTGGCCGGCGCTACATGTTGCGCCGTAG
- a CDS encoding type II toxin-antitoxin system VapC family toxin, translated as MKELCIDASVVVKLVLKGEMHRATARRLLRDCLVNNISLVAPHLYECEVDTVIRRRAYEGRLSLADAKKALAGLDRVPVQVMAHPDLRGCAREIALRFNLRSVYDATYAALAKLQGCQFWTADKAFYDAVKSGLPFVRYLPDYQ; from the coding sequence GTGAAAGAGCTCTGCATTGACGCCAGCGTTGTAGTCAAGTTGGTTCTCAAGGGGGAGATGCATCGTGCTACAGCACGCCGGCTGTTGAGGGACTGCCTCGTCAACAATATCTCGCTTGTCGCGCCTCATTTGTATGAGTGCGAGGTTGATACAGTTATTCGTAGGCGAGCATACGAGGGGAGGCTTAGTCTTGCCGATGCAAAGAAGGCGCTCGCTGGATTGGACAGGGTGCCTGTTCAGGTTATGGCGCATCCTGACCTTCGTGGATGTGCCCGGGAAATCGCGCTGCGCTTCAATCTGCGCTCTGTTTACGACGCAACGTATGCAGCACTTGCTAAACTACAGGGGTGCCAGTTCTGGACGGCGGACAAGGCTTTCTACGACGCGGTCAAATCAGGATTGCCGTTCGTGAGATACTTGCCTGATTACCAATGA